CATCCTGCAGTCCGACGGCGCCTTGCCCGTGACCGTCACGGCCCGGGTGATCGACGAGAGCAACATCGCCGTCGAGGGCATCGACGTCGCCTTCGCGGCGGATTCGGGGGTGCTGACCGTCGCCAACGCCGTGACGGACGCGTCCGGTCGGGTCACGGCCACCTTGAGTACCGAGGAAGACCCCACCAACCGCGTTATCACGGTCACGGCCTCCGCCGCTGGCATCGACGGCGTCACGCTTACGGGGACGGCCACCGTGCAGGTGATCGGCACCGAGTTCTCGCCGATCGCAGGTCCCGCGTCGATCGTCATCGGCGCCACCCAGGACTACTCCACGGTGCTGATTGACGGTAACGGCAACGGCATCGCGGGTATCCCAATCACGGTGACCTCCGCCCTGGGCAACCCGATCGCGCCCGACACGTTGGAGACCAACTTCGAAGGTAATGTCGACTTCACCCTGACCGCTCAGAACGGCGGCTCCGACCAGCTCACCGTGAGCGGCTTGGGGATCGACCGCACCCTTGCCCTCGAAATCTCCACCGACTCGTTCGTCTTCAGCTCACCCACCCCGCCGAACGCCAACCAGGATCCTCCCCGCGTGGCGCTCAACGCCAACCAGACGATCTCCGTTCGCTGGGAGACCTCCGGCGCGCCGGTCGATGGACAGCCCGTACAGTTCTCCACCACCCGCGGCACCCTGGCCAACAACGGCCAGGTGTTCACGGTGAACGGTGTGGCCACCAACACCATCTCTTCCACCAATGCCGGTCGCGCCGTGATCACGGCCACCGCAGACGTGGAAGACGGGCCCTCGGCGCAGATCCCCATCGACTTCATCGCAACCCAACCGGACAGCATCGAAGTGCAAGCGGATCCCTTCAACATCGGTCCGAACGAGCAGTCGGCGATTCGCGCCACCGTGCGTGACCCGCAGAACAACCTGGTCACCGACCAGACCGTAATCTTCGAGCTCGATGACGTGACCAACGGGCGTCTGACCGTCGGCACCGCCGTGACCAACACCCAGGGCGAGGCGCAGACCTTCTACGAGGCGAGCAGTTCGACCAGCGCCAGCGAGGGCGTGCGCATCACTGCACGGGTGCAGAACACCAACATCACCGACACCACAGCCCTGACCGTGGCCCGCCGCGAACTGTTCTTCACCTTCGGTACCGGTAACACGGTTCTGGAGGTGGACGATGCCACCTACGAATTGCCCTTCCTGGTGCAGGCGAGTGACGCCGACGGCAACGGTGTCGCCGGCGTGGACATCCAGCTGTCGCTGCTGACCGAGCGCTACATCAAGGGCTACTGGGTCGGCGATGCCGTCGCCAACGCCTGGTTCGTCGAGACCAACGTGGTATGCGACGAGGAAGACCAGAACCGCAACGGTTTCCTCGATCCCGGCGAGGACATCAACAACAACGGCGAGATCGATGTGGGCAACAACGCCAACATCACCGGCACAGCCACCACCGACGCCACCGGCGAGGCCCTCGTGGCCATCAGCTACGCCCAGCAGTTCGGCAGCTGGCTGCAGGTGATCGTGGAAGCTCGCGCGGAGGTGGAGGGCTCGAGCTTCAGCGAGACGGCGTCCTTCATCCTGCCGACCATCGCCTCGGACACCAACAGCGTGCAGATCAGCCCGCCGGGCAACCGCGTGGCGGAAGATCCAGCCAACGGCTACCCGAACGGCACCACCGACGGGCTCATCACCGGTCCGGTCAGCCCCTTCGGCTACAGCCAGTCCTGCTTCGACGACATCTAGGTCGTCTCCCGCGGTGGGCGGAGCGATCCGCTCCGCCCACCTGGCACCGAGCGATTCGCATTGGTGCCTGGCCCTGATGTCCTGTCCCGGGGCACACTGCGGCCATGGGCAGCAGTAGTATCAGCACCGCCATCCCTGAGGATCGCCTGTTCATCGTCGGACCGATGGCCGCTGGCAAGTCAGCCGTGGGGCGCCGCCTGGCCGCGCGCCTGCACATGCCGTTCTTCGACACGGACGATGAGATCGAGCAACGCACCGGCGTGGATATCGACTATATCTTCGAGCGTGAGGGCGAGGCGGGATTTCGCCGCCGTGAGTGTGCCGTGATCGCCGAACTCACCGCCCAACAGCCCGTCATCTTGTCCACCGGCGGCGGCGCCGTGCTGGCGCAGGAGAACCGCCGATTGCTCAGCGAACGGGGGCTCGTCGTATACCTTGCCACCAGCGTGCGCACGCAGCTGGCACGCACCCGTCACAGCCACCACCGGCCACTTCTGCAAACGGAAGATCGTGAGCAGACACTGCAAGCGCTGGCCGCCGTGCGCAACGGCTTGTACGAGTCGGTAGCCGATCTGACCTTGCCCACGGACGGCTGTACCGTGGAGGCGGTGGTCGGGCAGCTGATCACGCGCTTGAAGCAACGCCAAAGCGAAGCACCCGATAGCACCGGTGGCGGGGAGGAACCTGCGGTATGAGGTCGCTGGACGTCGCCCTGGGTCAGCGCAGCTACCCCATCCACATCGGGGAGGATTTGCTCGCCGACGCCGGCGCCCTGCTCGCCCCCCTGGTGGATGGCCGCCAAGCCCTCATCGTGACCAACGACGTGGTCGCGCCGCTCTACGCGGACCGCCTGCGCGCCGGGCTACTCGACCATTGCGCGCGCCTCGAGGGCCTGGTGCTACGCGACGGTGAGGAACACAAGACCCTGGATACGATGGCCCTGATCCTCGATGCCCTCGTCGAGCAACGGATGGGGCGGGACGGATGCCTGATCGCCCTCGGCGGCGGCGTCACCGGGGACGTCGCCGGCTTCGCAGCGGCCACCTATCAGCGGGGCATCAGCTTCATCCAGGTGCCCACCACCCTGTTGGCGCAGGTCGACTCCTCCGTCGGCGGCAAGACCGGCGTCAACCACCCCGCGGGCAAGAACCTCATCGGCGCCTTTCACCAACCGAGCGCCGTGCTCACCGATCTCGACACGCTCACCACCCTCGACGAACGCCAGTACCGGGCCGGTCTCGCCGAGGTGGTGAAGTACGGCCTCATCATCGATGCGCCGTTCTTCGATTGGCTGGAGCAGGCCAGCGAAGCGCTGAACGCGCGTGATCCCACGGTGCTGGCCCAAGCTATCGAGCGCTGCTGCATGATCAAGGCGGACGTGGTGGCCCAGGACGAGCAGGAACGCAGCGGCTTGCGCGCCCTGCTCAACCTCGGTCACACCTTCGGCCACGGTATCGAGCGTGCGATGGGATTCGGTGGCTGGCTCCACGGGGAGGCGGTCGCCGCCGGCATGGTGATGGCCGCGCAGATGTCCGCGCGCATGGGGTGGCTCGAGGAAAGCCAGGTGGTACGGATCGTAAGGCTGTTGCAATTCTTAGGTCTGCCGGTCGCGCCACCACCGGTGGGGGCGGCGAAGCTGCTCGATCACATGCAGCTCGACAAGAAGAACCGGCGGGGACAGCTGGTGCTGGTGCTGCTGCAGGACATCGGCGCCGCCCTCGTCACCCAGGACTTCGACGAGGGCGCCCTGATGCAGACGCTGGCCGCGGCCGAGCCTTGAGCGCCAGCCCCCTCGCGCTCTACGCGGCAAGCATCGAGCGCTCCCGCGGTCGGCGCTTCGACGAGCCCCCGCCGCGCCTTCGCGGCGAGTTCCAGCGCGATCGCGATCGCATCATTCACTCCGTCGCCTTCCGCCGCCTGGTCTACAAGACGCAAGTCTTCGTGAACCACGAGGGCGACCTGTATCGCACCCGCCTCACCCATTCCCTCGAGGTGGCTCAGATCGGGCGCAGCGTCGCCCGCACCCTCGATTTGAACGAGGACCTGACCGAAGCGATCTGCCTTGCCCACGACCTCGGCCACACGCCCTTCGGTCACGCCGGCCAGGACGCGCTGAACGAGTGCATGCGCCCGTTCGGCGGCTTCGAACACAACCTCCAGTCCCTGCGGGTGGTGGACACGCTCGAACAGCGCTACGCCCTGTTCGACGGCCTGAACCTCTGCTTCGAGACCCGCGAGGGGATCCTCAAGCACTGCGCCCCCGACGTCGCACGGACCCTCGGCGAACTCGGCCAACGCTTTCTGACCGGCCAACAACCTAGCCTGGAAGCACAGCTCGCCAACATCGCCGACGAGATCGCCTACAACAACCACGACGTCGATGATGGGATCCGTGCGGGCCTGCTCGACATCGACGCGTTGGCCGACGAGGTGGATCTGGTGGGGCACTACGTGCGAGAGGTGCGCGCCGAGCATGCGGACCTCTCCGATCGACGCATGACCTACGAGGTGATCCGCCGCATGATCGGTGCGCTAGTCAACGACCTGGTCGATACGAGTCGCCAGTGCCTGGCGGACACGGATCCGCGCAGCCTTGATGACGTGCGGGCGCTGAAGACTCCACTGATCCGCTTCAGCGATGCCATGCGCCCGCGCGTACTCACGCTGAAGCAGTACCTGATGGCGAACCTG
This DNA window, taken from Pseudomonadota bacterium, encodes the following:
- a CDS encoding Ig-like domain-containing protein encodes the protein MRKAGSFLLLLMAALFIVGCSSDGTLVVIPEPVAEEPDPDDPDAPPQVILSSVSVISSSNILQSDGALPVTVTARVIDESNIAVEGIDVAFAADSGVLTVANAVTDASGRVTATLSTEEDPTNRVITVTASAAGIDGVTLTGTATVQVIGTEFSPIAGPASIVIGATQDYSTVLIDGNGNGIAGIPITVTSALGNPIAPDTLETNFEGNVDFTLTAQNGGSDQLTVSGLGIDRTLALEISTDSFVFSSPTPPNANQDPPRVALNANQTISVRWETSGAPVDGQPVQFSTTRGTLANNGQVFTVNGVATNTISSTNAGRAVITATADVEDGPSAQIPIDFIATQPDSIEVQADPFNIGPNEQSAIRATVRDPQNNLVTDQTVIFELDDVTNGRLTVGTAVTNTQGEAQTFYEASSSTSASEGVRITARVQNTNITDTTALTVARRELFFTFGTGNTVLEVDDATYELPFLVQASDADGNGVAGVDIQLSLLTERYIKGYWVGDAVANAWFVETNVVCDEEDQNRNGFLDPGEDINNNGEIDVGNNANITGTATTDATGEALVAISYAQQFGSWLQVIVEARAEVEGSSFSETASFILPTIASDTNSVQISPPGNRVAEDPANGYPNGTTDGLITGPVSPFGYSQSCFDDI
- the aroK gene encoding shikimate kinase AroK, giving the protein MPEDRLFIVGPMAAGKSAVGRRLAARLHMPFFDTDDEIEQRTGVDIDYIFEREGEAGFRRRECAVIAELTAQQPVILSTGGGAVLAQENRRLLSERGLVVYLATSVRTQLARTRHSHHRPLLQTEDREQTLQALAAVRNGLYESVADLTLPTDGCTVEAVVGQLITRLKQRQSEAPDSTGGGEEPAV
- the aroB gene encoding 3-dehydroquinate synthase, with the translated sequence MRSLDVALGQRSYPIHIGEDLLADAGALLAPLVDGRQALIVTNDVVAPLYADRLRAGLLDHCARLEGLVLRDGEEHKTLDTMALILDALVEQRMGRDGCLIALGGGVTGDVAGFAAATYQRGISFIQVPTTLLAQVDSSVGGKTGVNHPAGKNLIGAFHQPSAVLTDLDTLTTLDERQYRAGLAEVVKYGLIIDAPFFDWLEQASEALNARDPTVLAQAIERCCMIKADVVAQDEQERSGLRALLNLGHTFGHGIERAMGFGGWLHGEAVAAGMVMAAQMSARMGWLEESQVVRIVRLLQFLGLPVAPPPVGAAKLLDHMQLDKKNRRGQLVLVLLQDIGAALVTQDFDEGALMQTLAAAEP
- a CDS encoding deoxyguanosinetriphosphate triphosphohydrolase; amino-acid sequence: MSASPLALYAASIERSRGRRFDEPPPRLRGEFQRDRDRIIHSVAFRRLVYKTQVFVNHEGDLYRTRLTHSLEVAQIGRSVARTLDLNEDLTEAICLAHDLGHTPFGHAGQDALNECMRPFGGFEHNLQSLRVVDTLEQRYALFDGLNLCFETREGILKHCAPDVARTLGELGQRFLTGQQPSLEAQLANIADEIAYNNHDVDDGIRAGLLDIDALADEVDLVGHYVREVRAEHADLSDRRMTYEVIRRMIGALVNDLVDTSRQCLADTDPRSLDDVRALKTPLIRFSDAMRPRVLTLKQYLMANLYQHPRVREMTDHARRVIQRLFEHYRDAAYADITGGVPPNLPVTRIRRTPAPEDREALAARAVADYIAGMTDRFALAEYDGLLAAEQARRQR